TATGCCATTGCCTCCTACCGCCTGGCTCATGAGCTGGCGCTCCTGGGGGTAAAAAATATCCCGAGGATCATCACGGAGCATGCCCACAGCAAAACCGGAATAGACATACACCCCAATGCCATCATTGGTGAGCACTTTTGCATTGACCATGGCACCGGGATAGTAATCGGGGAAACGACCGTGATCGGCAAGCACGTAAAAATCTACCAGGGAGTAACTCTGGGAGCACTCAGTGTGGATAAAAAAGACGCTAAAGTAAAACGTCACCCTACCATTGAGGACCATGTGGTCATCTATGCGGGTGCTACCATTTTGGGAGGAAAAACGCGCATAGGCAAACACTCCATTATCGGTGGAAACGTATGGCTCACCAAGAGCATCCCGGCCAATTCGAGAGTGTATTATCAGGCCCTGATGCATGAAGACAATGAATCCAAACCAGACCTCATCATCGTAAAGCAAGCCTGATCCATGAATTTACTAGACCTGATAGGAAATACTCCCCTGGTGGAGATTACCAAAATCAATCAAAAACCCGGAGTGAAAATCTTCGGTAAGCTGGAAGGTCAAAATCCGGGCGGTAGTGTCAAAGACCGGGCGGCTTTTGGTATGATCAGCGAAGCCCTCAAACGGGGTGACATCAAAAAGGGCGACCGACTGATAGAAGCCACCAGTGGCAATACCGGTATTGCGCTGGCCATGATTGCACAGTCGGCAGGACTACACATGACCCTGCTGATGCCTGAAAACAGCACGGTGGAGCGCATTCAGGCTATGAGGGCCTATGGTGCGGAGGTGATTCTCACCCCTGCCGAACGAACCATAGAATACTCAAGGGAGCTGGCGGAAGAAAAAGCCACCAAAGAGGGTTATTTCATGCTCAATCAGTTTGCCAATCCGGACAACTACGGCATGCATTACAAAACCACAGGCCCGGAAATCTGGAGAGACACCGAAGGTCAGGTGACCCATTTTGTCTCCGCCATGGGCACCACGGGCACCATTATGGGGGTTTCCCGATACTTGAAAGAACAAAACCCCGACATACAGATCGTGGGAACACAACCCACCGAAGGCTCCTCTATCCCAGGCATCAGGCGATGGTCACCAGAATTTCTTCCTAAAATCTTTGACCCTAAACGAGTAGACAGAGTGATCGATGTGAGCGAAACGGCCGCCAGAAACATGGCCAGAAGGCTGGCAAGAGAAGAAGCCATCCTCTCAGGGATGAGCAGCGGTGGAGCACTCACTGCCGCATTGCAGGTAGCTGAAGAAATCGATCATGGGTTGATTGTTTTCATTGTATGCGACATAGGAGAAAGATACCTGAGCTCCGGACTGTTTGATTGAAACCAAAATCCGCTCTTCACAGTTCTAATCTAAATTTTACAAAACGATGAACAAAGCCATCAAAAATATAAAGCCACTTGGCTTCCCATGGGAAACTCAGGATCCCTTCCTTTTTTGTGTATACCACAAAGATGATTACCCAAAAGGGAATGCTCAAATGGGCCCAGATGCATCGCTTGCAGGTCGTAATCTCGGTCAGGATTTTGACACTTCCAATGCGTGGAGAATGTACCACGGCGATACGGTGCCTGGATTTCCACAGCACCCACATCGCGGATTTGAAACTGTGACTGTCGTACCCAAAGGGCTGGTAGATCACTCTGATTCGCTGGGTGCTGCAGGCCGGTTTGGCAATGGAGATGTGCAGTGGATGACTGCCGGAAAAGGTGTGAATCACTGCGAAATGTTTCCTTTGCTCAAGCAAGACGAAGAAAACCCTCTGCTCCTCTTTCAGATTTGGCTTAACCTGCCCTCAAAGAGCAAGTTTGTGGAACCTCACTTTGCCATGCTCTGGAACGAGAAAATTCCGATGTACAAATCGGATGATGGAAAAACCTCCGTCACCGTGGTGGCCGGAAACATTGGGGAGGTGAAAGCCCCTGCTCCTGCACCCGACTCATGGGCAGCTGATCCCGCCCACGAAGTAGCCATCTGGACCATAAAAATGGATGCCAATGCCGAATGGGAATTACCCAAGGCAAGTGCAGGTGTCAATCGCTCCATCTATTTTTACCAGGGAGAACCCCTGACGATAAACGATGAGGTCTTGCAATCCCATCAGTGCATCGAGCTGAATCCCTCAGAAACCGTCACACTCAAAAGTGGCACATCGGAAACCAGAATACTAATGCTCCAGGGCAAGCCCATCGGAGAACCCGTGGCTAAGTACGGTCCTTTTGTAATGAACAATCAAGATGAGATCAGACAAGCCCTTCAGGACTATCAGCGCACGCAATTTGGTGGATGGCCATGGCCCAAAAATGATCATGTTCATCCGCGTGAGCGAGGACGTTTTGCTAAACATGCAGATGGTCGTTTGGAGGAAATGTAGGATTGCATGACGAACGCTCTAATGATTTAATAACATTTCTCCTGCAAAAAATCCAAATGGAATTGACGTTGGTTGAAAAAAAAATTAGCTTTAGACAAACCCTTTACCCATGAAGATATATCAGTTGATCTGGAGCTATGAATGCAAACCGGAAACGGCCGCCGAATTTGAAAAAGAGTATGCTCAAAATGGAGCCTGGTTCAAATTTTTTGAACCGTGCGACGACTTCCTGGGGCAGGACCTGGCCAAAAACATAGAAACCGGACATTACATACTCACTGACAAGTGGATCTCCAGAGCCTCATACGAAGGCCACATAGCTGAGAACAAAGCAGAATATGACCGGCTCTGCGAACAGTTTAAGGCACTGTATGAAAAAGAGACTCTGATCGGGAGATTTGAGACCGTTTCGTGGTGATCTTTAGCGCCTGAATATGCGTCTGGTGGTGAAACTGCGCTCATCCAGGATTTCATCATCACTCACTTTTTTGACACCCTCCACTGTGTAAAAAGCCTTGGGGTTATAAGTTTTAATCACCTTGATGGTTTTCGGGAGCGCTTCTCTTTTGATCACCGTGAAGATGATATTCACTGCGCCCTCCTCTGAGGTAGCATCCACGCTTGAAAACCTGAACGAATTTTCCCGGAAATATTCAATGAGCTCCATGGCTGGCTGTCGGGTGATCACCCGCACCACCACTCTGCCTATGGCCAGTTTTTCTTCAATGATCATCCCCACAAAAATCCCGGATGCGAACCCTGAAGCATATGCCAGGTAGGTAGGCCAGCTGGTGATATTCTGAAAAATCTGACTAATCGCCAATATCCAGATCAGCGATTCGAAAAAGCCCAGGAAGGTAGAGATGGCCTTTTTGCTTTGAAGCATAAAGATGATCCGAATGGTGTTGATGGACACGTCCATGATTCTGGACAGGAAAATCAACAGCGGCAATAATACCCATTGAAAAGTTGATTGATCCATCCCTAAAAAATCCGCAAGTGATTGCCCCATTGGGCAAAACTAGTCCTTTTCATTTCCCGCACCGGACAGGCACTGTTTAAATCTTCCTTATTTTTGCTTTCAAAAAATTCAATCAATGCATCTGGAGATCGTAAAAGCCGGACAAGAAGATCATCAAGAGTTGCTAGCCTTCGCCAAAGAGAATTTTCTTCTTACCTACGCCCACCGGAATTCAACAGAAAATATTCAGCACTACATCAAGGAGGCTTTTGATCCCAGGTCCTTCAAAGATGAACTCCTCAATCAAAACTCAGTATTCTACAAATGCCAGCTGAATGAAGAAATGATTGGGTATTACAAAATCAACTACGCAGAAGCTCAAACTGAACCTGACTACCCCGAAAGTGCAGAAATAGAGCGAATCTATGTGAGCACTGACCAAAAAGGACGAGGTGTTGGCAGGAAAATGATCCAACATGCCAAAGCACAGGCACAGGCAAAAGGACTCGACTATCTGTGGTTGGGAGTATGGGAGAAAAACCCTGAAGCGCTTAGTTTTTATGAGAAAATGGGCTTTGAGGAGATTGGCACCCATGTATTTCAGCTTGGTGATGATGCGCAGACCGACATCATCATGAAGCTCGCGCTATAAACCCCTTCCGCTTTTCCGTCAGGCTTTTTTGATCCGCTCGCGCAGCGTTTTTCGGTCAATGCCCAACACCTTAGCCGCCTGGGATATATTGTTCTGATTGGCTGCCAGCACATCACCGATGTACTCCTGAATCACCTCCTCAAGCTTCCTGTCCAGCCCCTTTGACTGAGACGCTGAAAATCGGAAGGCCTCCGGCAAATCAGGTATATCAATGGTGGTGTCATCCGCCAGAATGACGAGCCGATGAACAAGATTTTGAAGTTCCCTCACGTTGCCAGGCCACGCGTATTCCTTCAGCGCATTGATGGCTTTTGGTGAAAACCGCATCACTGATTTATCCAGCTCCTGTATGTATTTGGCTAGAAAAAACTCCACCAGCTGAATGATATCGTTGCCCCGCTCGCGCAAAGGAGGCAAATCAATGGAAATAATGTTCAGCCTGTAATACAGATCTTCCCGAAACAGGCCTTTCTTGACCAACTGCATCAGGTCCACATTGGTAGCCGCCACCACCCTCAGATTCACTTTCTGGGACTTTTTAGAGCCTACCATGTAAAACTCCTTTTCCTGAAGCACACGCAGTAGCTTGGCCTGCATGGCCAAACTCGTATTGCTAATTTCATCCAGGAAGATTGTTCCCTTATCAGCAGTCTGGAAGAACCCTGCCCGCGTTTCACTTGCTCCGGTAAATGCCCCTTTGACATACCCAAACAACTCGCTCTCGAGCAATGCATCGGGGATCCCTCCGCAGTTCACAGGTACAAAGGGCGTAGCAGAATCGCTACCTCCATAGTGCAAAGCCCGCGCTACCAATTCTTTACCAGTGCCACTTTCACCCTGTATCAACACCGTGGCATTGGTGCTTCGGGCTTTCGCTATGGTATTAAACACCCCGATCATTCCATCGGATGCCCCGATAATGCCAAAGTTTTGCATGGAGGGGTTCTGCCCTTCCTTTTTCCGGCGATTGGTCTTATTGAGTGCGCTCTCGACAGCTCTGAATAGTTCTTCGTCCGTAAACGACTTCACCAGGTACTCCTCAGCACCGATCTTAATAGACTCCACCGCCCCCTGAATGGACGGAAATCCCGTGATCACCAGAATGGCTACCCACTTGAAGTTTTCCGACACATGCCGCACCAGCGCCAGCCCATTTTCCCCAGGCATTTTCAGGTCTGTGATCAATAGGTCGATATTGATCGTCTCCAGGAGCTTTATCGCTGACTGAACGTTATTGGCAGTATAGACCTGATAGCCTACGGATTCAAGGTTTCGTTTGATTAACTCCACCGTTTCGAAAGAGTCATCAACTACCAACACTTCATGCGGAACCGAGTCTTTTGTTTTCATGATTGGACATGTTTGATTGGCAGCCGGATTTCAAATTTTGAACCTTTGCCCCTGGTACTGGTCACCTGAATGCTGCCGTCATGCGAATCTATGATGCCCTGCACCACAGACAATCCCAAACCCGTACCCTGACCTACTGGTTTGGTGGTAAAAAAGGGTTCGAAAATCTTCTTTCGCACAGATGGAGGCATCCCTGTACCCGTATCCTTTACAGCCAGTATCACGGCATTGTCCTTTTGTCGGGTACTCACCGTCACCTGACCGCCCTCCGGCAACGCATGGATGGCATTGGTAATCAGGTTGACGAGCACCTGACTCATCTGCACCGAATCGGCCTGAATCAGTGGAAGATTAGGATCCAGCCGTTCTACAATGTTGATACCCTGGCTCTGAAAGCGAACATCAATGAAATACAGTGTGCTCGAAACAATGGTGTTGAGGTTGACAGGCACGATTTGCTGGGGCATCTGCCTGGAGAAAATCATGAGCTTCTTAATGATCTCACGTGTGTATAGGGATGCTTTGATAATGCGCTCTATGTCCTCCTCTTGCTGAAAATTGAGTTCCCCACCCTTTTTGAGTAGTTGGGAAAATCCGAGGATCTTTCCAAGTGGTTCGTTGAGCTCATGAGCAATACCCGCAGATAGTTCCCCCACAAATGCCAACCGCTCTGCATGTTGCAGCTGGGCTTTGAGCTTTTGCTTGTCTTCCTCTACAGACGCACGCCTGATGAACAGCGAAAGCTCCCGGCCGACGATTCGGATAAGGTTCCTTTCTTCCTGCAGGAAAGGAGAGGCCTTGCTCGCTATATCTCCCGACTCCCGATAGCCAATTTTGATGGTTCCATACTTCCTTTCCCCTACTGTGAGCGGTGTGGAGATGTCCCATTTGCAATCGGAAAAATGAGGGGTGGAGTATTGTTTTTTATGAATCGTCATGCTCACTTCGGCCAGGTCGGGGTATTGCATGGCCTTAGGCAAAATCACCAAAGATTTGGCGATAATGGCTTTCAAATCGTTCTCTTCTTCCCATGCAATTTTGGAAAGTTCATAAAGACAATTCAATTCTTTGACCCGCTCCCTGAGCTGAAATTCCGTGGAGTTCTCTTTCATAGCTTGATCAACAAAGCTACGACTCCTCTCCTGAAACCTTGTGAACATTTTCGTAAAATTTCCACATCAAGTGGGTAATTTTTACCCATGGAGTAATAATTACCCA
This Marinoscillum sp. 108 DNA region includes the following protein-coding sequences:
- a CDS encoding sigma-54 dependent transcriptional regulator — protein: MKTKDSVPHEVLVVDDSFETVELIKRNLESVGYQVYTANNVQSAIKLLETINIDLLITDLKMPGENGLALVRHVSENFKWVAILVITGFPSIQGAVESIKIGAEEYLVKSFTDEELFRAVESALNKTNRRKKEGQNPSMQNFGIIGASDGMIGVFNTIAKARSTNATVLIQGESGTGKELVARALHYGGSDSATPFVPVNCGGIPDALLESELFGYVKGAFTGASETRAGFFQTADKGTIFLDEISNTSLAMQAKLLRVLQEKEFYMVGSKKSQKVNLRVVAATNVDLMQLVKKGLFREDLYYRLNIISIDLPPLRERGNDIIQLVEFFLAKYIQELDKSVMRFSPKAINALKEYAWPGNVRELQNLVHRLVILADDTTIDIPDLPEAFRFSASQSKGLDRKLEEVIQEYIGDVLAANQNNISQAAKVLGIDRKTLRERIKKA
- a CDS encoding pirin family protein produces the protein MNKAIKNIKPLGFPWETQDPFLFCVYHKDDYPKGNAQMGPDASLAGRNLGQDFDTSNAWRMYHGDTVPGFPQHPHRGFETVTVVPKGLVDHSDSLGAAGRFGNGDVQWMTAGKGVNHCEMFPLLKQDEENPLLLFQIWLNLPSKSKFVEPHFAMLWNEKIPMYKSDDGKTSVTVVAGNIGEVKAPAPAPDSWAADPAHEVAIWTIKMDANAEWELPKASAGVNRSIYFYQGEPLTINDEVLQSHQCIELNPSETVTLKSGTSETRILMLQGKPIGEPVAKYGPFVMNNQDEIRQALQDYQRTQFGGWPWPKNDHVHPRERGRFAKHADGRLEEM
- a CDS encoding GNAT family N-acetyltransferase, which codes for MHLEIVKAGQEDHQELLAFAKENFLLTYAHRNSTENIQHYIKEAFDPRSFKDELLNQNSVFYKCQLNEEMIGYYKINYAEAQTEPDYPESAEIERIYVSTDQKGRGVGRKMIQHAKAQAQAKGLDYLWLGVWEKNPEALSFYEKMGFEEIGTHVFQLGDDAQTDIIMKLAL
- the cysM gene encoding cysteine synthase CysM translates to MNLLDLIGNTPLVEITKINQKPGVKIFGKLEGQNPGGSVKDRAAFGMISEALKRGDIKKGDRLIEATSGNTGIALAMIAQSAGLHMTLLMPENSTVERIQAMRAYGAEVILTPAERTIEYSRELAEEKATKEGYFMLNQFANPDNYGMHYKTTGPEIWRDTEGQVTHFVSAMGTTGTIMGVSRYLKEQNPDIQIVGTQPTEGSSIPGIRRWSPEFLPKIFDPKRVDRVIDVSETAARNMARRLAREEAILSGMSSGGALTAALQVAEEIDHGLIVFIVCDIGERYLSSGLFD
- a CDS encoding serine O-acetyltransferase gives rise to the protein MMDQNFIHKIFHSHQEYTKIPATSSIIGFFNDLLGVLFPDFSSHPAKSEEQVGQILEQLQTKLKSILTNNISLSGDNKQEIIEAFFTSLPVLYDRLALDIEAMFQGDPAASDHSEIIRSYPGFYAIASYRLAHELALLGVKNIPRIITEHAHSKTGIDIHPNAIIGEHFCIDHGTGIVIGETTVIGKHVKIYQGVTLGALSVDKKDAKVKRHPTIEDHVVIYAGATILGGKTRIGKHSIIGGNVWLTKSIPANSRVYYQALMHEDNESKPDLIIVKQA
- a CDS encoding sensor histidine kinase, whose protein sequence is MKENSTEFQLRERVKELNCLYELSKIAWEEENDLKAIIAKSLVILPKAMQYPDLAEVSMTIHKKQYSTPHFSDCKWDISTPLTVGERKYGTIKIGYRESGDIASKASPFLQEERNLIRIVGRELSLFIRRASVEEDKQKLKAQLQHAERLAFVGELSAGIAHELNEPLGKILGFSQLLKKGGELNFQQEEDIERIIKASLYTREIIKKLMIFSRQMPQQIVPVNLNTIVSSTLYFIDVRFQSQGINIVERLDPNLPLIQADSVQMSQVLVNLITNAIHALPEGGQVTVSTRQKDNAVILAVKDTGTGMPPSVRKKIFEPFFTTKPVGQGTGLGLSVVQGIIDSHDGSIQVTSTRGKGSKFEIRLPIKHVQS
- a CDS encoding DUF2179 domain-containing protein, whose product is MGQSLADFLGMDQSTFQWVLLPLLIFLSRIMDVSINTIRIIFMLQSKKAISTFLGFFESLIWILAISQIFQNITSWPTYLAYASGFASGIFVGMIIEEKLAIGRVVVRVITRQPAMELIEYFRENSFRFSSVDATSEEGAVNIIFTVIKREALPKTIKVIKTYNPKAFYTVEGVKKVSDDEILDERSFTTRRIFRR